A single region of the Brachypodium distachyon strain Bd21 chromosome 3, Brachypodium_distachyon_v3.0, whole genome shotgun sequence genome encodes:
- the LOC100844993 gene encoding O-acyltransferase WSD1 isoform X4: MGARTDGTDASAALRNRLPGLSISTSRTPAGRGAAQEPVSPTARLVKDVYIVVSFGFGAPLDLPVFRDGIQNQLARYRRFRSIQVMSKEGTLQWVVGTEVNVDSHIIFPTLDPAAVAADPDKAVEDYVASLSTLPMDHTRPAWEFHLLDIPTSEATFTAAARVHHSFGDGVSLITLFIAATRSAADPTRLPAMLPPPKRKGAIYALQRRPSPTAGFLAFLVWVCSYLVLAWHTVVDVWSFVATIVFIRDPPTLFMHASNSETRRTRFVHRSLSLDDIKFLKNVMNCTVNDVLVGVTSAALSQYYFRNSGDTRTSKLCVRSILIVNLRPTDSLQTYVNMIESGDSNDVKWGNRFGYIILPFHIAMHNDPLEYVRKTKRMVERKKRSLEVIFTNMVTEFTLKFFGAKAGAFIFNRMFKHVSIGFSNVSGPTEQVVFCGHPVKFIAPSVYGPPQARRLGRRFGGASGMVQPYL; the protein is encoded by the exons ATGGGAGCAAGGACGGATGGCACTGATGCTTCCGCCGCTCTACGAAACCGGCTTCCTGGGCTCTCCATCAGCACGTCAAGAACACCGGCTGGTAGAGGCGCGGCCCAGGAGCCCGTGAGCCCTACGGCTAGGCTTGTGAAGGATGTATACATCGTGGTGTCCTTCGGGTTTGGAGCGCCGCTAGACCTGCCCGTCTTCCGTGACGGCATCCAGAACCAGCTCGCCCGATACCGCCGCTTCCGCAGCATCCAA GTGATGTCTAAGGAGGGCACCCTGCAGTGGGTGGTGGGCACGGAGGTGAACGTGGACAGCCACATCATCTTCCCAACGCTGGACCCCGCAGCCGTGGCGGCCGACCCGGACAAAGCCGTGGAGGACTACGTGGCATCACTGTCGACGCTCCCCATGGACCACACCCGCCCGGCCTGGGAGTTCCACCTCCTGGACATCCCCACCTCCGAGGCGACTTTCACCGCTGCGGCCCGCGTGCACCACTCCTTCGGCGACGGCGTGTCGCTCATCACGCTCTTCATCGCCGCCACacggagcgccgccgacccgacGAGGCTGCCGGCcatgctgccgccgcccaagCGCAAGGGCGCTATCTACGCCctccagcgccggccctcGCCTACCGCGGGCTTTCTGGCATTCCTCGTGTGGGTCTGCTCGTATCTCGTGCTGGCGTGGCATACTGTCGTCGACGTCTGGTCCTTCGTTGCCACCATCGTGTTCATTCGAGATCCGCCCACGCtgttcatgcatgcaagcaacAGCGAGACCCGTCGGACACGCTTCGTGCACCGGAGCCTTAGCCTTGACGACATCAAGTTTCTGAAGAATGTCATGAACTGC ACTGTCAATGACGTGTTAGTTGGAGTAACTTCTGCCGCTCTATCACAGTATTACTTTCGGAACTCTG GTGACACTAGGACTAGCAAACTCTGCGTGCGGTCGATCCTCATAGTCAACCTAAGGCCAACAGATAGCCTGCAA ACATATGTCAATATGATAGAGTCCGGCGATAGTAATGATGTGAAATGGGGTAATCGATTTGGCTACATCATCCTtccatttcatatagccatgCACAATGATCCACTCGAATATGTTCGCAAGACAAAAAGGATGGtggaaaggaaaaagagatCACTAGAAGTCATCTTCACAAATATGGTTACAGAATTTACACTCAAATTTTTTGGCGCAAAG GCAGGAGCTTTTATCTTCAACCGTATGTTCAAACATGTAAGCATAGGGTTCTCAAACGTGAGTGGACCAACTGAGCAGGTCGTGTTTTGTGGGCATCCAGTCAAATTCATTGCGCCTAGCGTCTACGGGCCTCCACAG GCACGGCGTCTGGGACGGCGTTTCGGGGGTGCCTCTGGCAtggtccagccatacctatga
- the LOC100844993 gene encoding O-acyltransferase WSD1 isoform X5 yields the protein MGARTDGTDASAALRNRLPGLSISTSRTPAGRGAAQEPVSPTARLVKDVYIVVSFGFGAPLDLPVFRDGIQNQLARYRRFRSIQVMSKEGTLQWVVGTEVNVDSHIIFPTLDPAAVAADPDKAVEDYVASLSTLPMDHTRPAWEFHLLDIPTSEATFTAAARVHHSFGDGVSLITLFIAATRSAADPTRLPAMLPPPKRKGAIYALQRRPSPTAGFLAFLVWVCSYLVLAWHTVVDVWSFVATIVFIRDPPTLFMHASNSETRRTRFVHRSLSLDDIKFLKNVMNCTVNDVLVGVTSAALSQYYFRNSGDTRTSKLCVRSILIVNLRPTDSLQTYVNMIESGDSNDVKWGNRFGYIILPFHIAMHNDPLEYVRKTKRMVERKKRSLEVIFTNMVTEFTLKFFGAKAGAFIFNRMFKHVSIGFSNVSGPTEQVVFCGHPVKFIAPSVYGPPQLRQRYEGDSSG from the exons ATGGGAGCAAGGACGGATGGCACTGATGCTTCCGCCGCTCTACGAAACCGGCTTCCTGGGCTCTCCATCAGCACGTCAAGAACACCGGCTGGTAGAGGCGCGGCCCAGGAGCCCGTGAGCCCTACGGCTAGGCTTGTGAAGGATGTATACATCGTGGTGTCCTTCGGGTTTGGAGCGCCGCTAGACCTGCCCGTCTTCCGTGACGGCATCCAGAACCAGCTCGCCCGATACCGCCGCTTCCGCAGCATCCAA GTGATGTCTAAGGAGGGCACCCTGCAGTGGGTGGTGGGCACGGAGGTGAACGTGGACAGCCACATCATCTTCCCAACGCTGGACCCCGCAGCCGTGGCGGCCGACCCGGACAAAGCCGTGGAGGACTACGTGGCATCACTGTCGACGCTCCCCATGGACCACACCCGCCCGGCCTGGGAGTTCCACCTCCTGGACATCCCCACCTCCGAGGCGACTTTCACCGCTGCGGCCCGCGTGCACCACTCCTTCGGCGACGGCGTGTCGCTCATCACGCTCTTCATCGCCGCCACacggagcgccgccgacccgacGAGGCTGCCGGCcatgctgccgccgcccaagCGCAAGGGCGCTATCTACGCCctccagcgccggccctcGCCTACCGCGGGCTTTCTGGCATTCCTCGTGTGGGTCTGCTCGTATCTCGTGCTGGCGTGGCATACTGTCGTCGACGTCTGGTCCTTCGTTGCCACCATCGTGTTCATTCGAGATCCGCCCACGCtgttcatgcatgcaagcaacAGCGAGACCCGTCGGACACGCTTCGTGCACCGGAGCCTTAGCCTTGACGACATCAAGTTTCTGAAGAATGTCATGAACTGC ACTGTCAATGACGTGTTAGTTGGAGTAACTTCTGCCGCTCTATCACAGTATTACTTTCGGAACTCTG GTGACACTAGGACTAGCAAACTCTGCGTGCGGTCGATCCTCATAGTCAACCTAAGGCCAACAGATAGCCTGCAA ACATATGTCAATATGATAGAGTCCGGCGATAGTAATGATGTGAAATGGGGTAATCGATTTGGCTACATCATCCTtccatttcatatagccatgCACAATGATCCACTCGAATATGTTCGCAAGACAAAAAGGATGGtggaaaggaaaaagagatCACTAGAAGTCATCTTCACAAATATGGTTACAGAATTTACACTCAAATTTTTTGGCGCAAAG GCAGGAGCTTTTATCTTCAACCGTATGTTCAAACATGTAAGCATAGGGTTCTCAAACGTGAGTGGACCAACTGAGCAGGTCGTGTTTTGTGGGCATCCAGTCAAATTCATTGCGCCTAGCGTCTACGGGCCTCCACAG
- the LOC100844993 gene encoding O-acyltransferase WSD1 isoform X2 produces the protein MGARTDGTDASAALRNRLPGLSISTSRTPAGRGAAQEPVSPTARLVKDVYIVVSFGFGAPLDLPVFRDGIQNQLARYRRFRSIQVMSKEGTLQWVVGTEVNVDSHIIFPTLDPAAVAADPDKAVEDYVASLSTLPMDHTRPAWEFHLLDIPTSEATFTAAARVHHSFGDGVSLITLFIAATRSAADPTRLPAMLPPPKRKGAIYALQRRPSPTAGFLAFLVWVCSYLVLAWHTVVDVWSFVATIVFIRDPPTLFMHASNSETRRTRFVHRSLSLDDIKFLKNVMNCTVNDVLVGVTSAALSQYYFRNSGDTRTSKLCVRSILIVNLRPTDSLQTYVNMIESGDSNDVKWGNRFGYIILPFHIAMHNDPLEYVRKTKRMVERKKRSLEVIFTNMVTEFTLKFFGAKAGAFIFNRMFKHVSIGFSNVSGPTEQVVFCGHPVKFIAPSVYGPPQGGKPLQKKNEENENNGVRSSNLSSGASKPENNKASKMQQRIQ, from the exons ATGGGAGCAAGGACGGATGGCACTGATGCTTCCGCCGCTCTACGAAACCGGCTTCCTGGGCTCTCCATCAGCACGTCAAGAACACCGGCTGGTAGAGGCGCGGCCCAGGAGCCCGTGAGCCCTACGGCTAGGCTTGTGAAGGATGTATACATCGTGGTGTCCTTCGGGTTTGGAGCGCCGCTAGACCTGCCCGTCTTCCGTGACGGCATCCAGAACCAGCTCGCCCGATACCGCCGCTTCCGCAGCATCCAA GTGATGTCTAAGGAGGGCACCCTGCAGTGGGTGGTGGGCACGGAGGTGAACGTGGACAGCCACATCATCTTCCCAACGCTGGACCCCGCAGCCGTGGCGGCCGACCCGGACAAAGCCGTGGAGGACTACGTGGCATCACTGTCGACGCTCCCCATGGACCACACCCGCCCGGCCTGGGAGTTCCACCTCCTGGACATCCCCACCTCCGAGGCGACTTTCACCGCTGCGGCCCGCGTGCACCACTCCTTCGGCGACGGCGTGTCGCTCATCACGCTCTTCATCGCCGCCACacggagcgccgccgacccgacGAGGCTGCCGGCcatgctgccgccgcccaagCGCAAGGGCGCTATCTACGCCctccagcgccggccctcGCCTACCGCGGGCTTTCTGGCATTCCTCGTGTGGGTCTGCTCGTATCTCGTGCTGGCGTGGCATACTGTCGTCGACGTCTGGTCCTTCGTTGCCACCATCGTGTTCATTCGAGATCCGCCCACGCtgttcatgcatgcaagcaacAGCGAGACCCGTCGGACACGCTTCGTGCACCGGAGCCTTAGCCTTGACGACATCAAGTTTCTGAAGAATGTCATGAACTGC ACTGTCAATGACGTGTTAGTTGGAGTAACTTCTGCCGCTCTATCACAGTATTACTTTCGGAACTCTG GTGACACTAGGACTAGCAAACTCTGCGTGCGGTCGATCCTCATAGTCAACCTAAGGCCAACAGATAGCCTGCAA ACATATGTCAATATGATAGAGTCCGGCGATAGTAATGATGTGAAATGGGGTAATCGATTTGGCTACATCATCCTtccatttcatatagccatgCACAATGATCCACTCGAATATGTTCGCAAGACAAAAAGGATGGtggaaaggaaaaagagatCACTAGAAGTCATCTTCACAAATATGGTTACAGAATTTACACTCAAATTTTTTGGCGCAAAG GCAGGAGCTTTTATCTTCAACCGTATGTTCAAACATGTAAGCATAGGGTTCTCAAACGTGAGTGGACCAACTGAGCAGGTCGTGTTTTGTGGGCATCCAGTCAAATTCATTGCGCCTAGCGTCTACGGGCCTCCACAG
- the LOC100844993 gene encoding O-acyltransferase WSD1 isoform X6: MGARTDGTDASAALRNRLPGLSISTSRTPAGRGAAQEPVSPTARLVKDVYIVVSFGFGAPLDLPVFRDGIQNQLARYRRFRSIQVMSKEGTLQWVVGTEVNVDSHIIFPTLDPAAVAADPDKAVEDYVASLSTLPMDHTRPAWEFHLLDIPTSEATFTAAARVHHSFGDGVSLITLFIAATRSAADPTRLPAMLPPPKRKGAIYALQRRPSPTAGFLAFLVWVCSYLVLAWHTVVDVWSFVATIVFIRDPPTLFMHASNSETRRTRFVHRSLSLDDIKFLKNVMNCTVNDVLVGVTSAALSQYYFRNSGDTRTSKLCVRSILIVNLRPTDSLQTYVNMIESGDSNDVKWGNRFGYIILPFHIAMHNDPLEYVRKTKRMVERKKRSLEVIFTNMVTEFTLKFFGAKAGAFIFNRMFKHVSIGFSNVSGPTEQVVFCGHPVKFIAPSVYGPPQVH, from the exons ATGGGAGCAAGGACGGATGGCACTGATGCTTCCGCCGCTCTACGAAACCGGCTTCCTGGGCTCTCCATCAGCACGTCAAGAACACCGGCTGGTAGAGGCGCGGCCCAGGAGCCCGTGAGCCCTACGGCTAGGCTTGTGAAGGATGTATACATCGTGGTGTCCTTCGGGTTTGGAGCGCCGCTAGACCTGCCCGTCTTCCGTGACGGCATCCAGAACCAGCTCGCCCGATACCGCCGCTTCCGCAGCATCCAA GTGATGTCTAAGGAGGGCACCCTGCAGTGGGTGGTGGGCACGGAGGTGAACGTGGACAGCCACATCATCTTCCCAACGCTGGACCCCGCAGCCGTGGCGGCCGACCCGGACAAAGCCGTGGAGGACTACGTGGCATCACTGTCGACGCTCCCCATGGACCACACCCGCCCGGCCTGGGAGTTCCACCTCCTGGACATCCCCACCTCCGAGGCGACTTTCACCGCTGCGGCCCGCGTGCACCACTCCTTCGGCGACGGCGTGTCGCTCATCACGCTCTTCATCGCCGCCACacggagcgccgccgacccgacGAGGCTGCCGGCcatgctgccgccgcccaagCGCAAGGGCGCTATCTACGCCctccagcgccggccctcGCCTACCGCGGGCTTTCTGGCATTCCTCGTGTGGGTCTGCTCGTATCTCGTGCTGGCGTGGCATACTGTCGTCGACGTCTGGTCCTTCGTTGCCACCATCGTGTTCATTCGAGATCCGCCCACGCtgttcatgcatgcaagcaacAGCGAGACCCGTCGGACACGCTTCGTGCACCGGAGCCTTAGCCTTGACGACATCAAGTTTCTGAAGAATGTCATGAACTGC ACTGTCAATGACGTGTTAGTTGGAGTAACTTCTGCCGCTCTATCACAGTATTACTTTCGGAACTCTG GTGACACTAGGACTAGCAAACTCTGCGTGCGGTCGATCCTCATAGTCAACCTAAGGCCAACAGATAGCCTGCAA ACATATGTCAATATGATAGAGTCCGGCGATAGTAATGATGTGAAATGGGGTAATCGATTTGGCTACATCATCCTtccatttcatatagccatgCACAATGATCCACTCGAATATGTTCGCAAGACAAAAAGGATGGtggaaaggaaaaagagatCACTAGAAGTCATCTTCACAAATATGGTTACAGAATTTACACTCAAATTTTTTGGCGCAAAG GCAGGAGCTTTTATCTTCAACCGTATGTTCAAACATGTAAGCATAGGGTTCTCAAACGTGAGTGGACCAACTGAGCAGGTCGTGTTTTGTGGGCATCCAGTCAAATTCATTGCGCCTAGCGTCTACGGGCCTCCACAG
- the LOC100844993 gene encoding O-acyltransferase WSD1 isoform X3: MGARTDGTDASAALRNRLPGLSISTSRTPAGRGAAQEPVSPTARLVKDVYIVVSFGFGAPLDLPVFRDGIQNQLARYRRFRSIQVMSKEGTLQWVVGTEVNVDSHIIFPTLDPAAVAADPDKAVEDYVASLSTLPMDHTRPAWEFHLLDIPTSEATFTAAARVHHSFGDGVSLITLFIAATRSAADPTRLPAMLPPPKRKGAIYALQRRPSPTAGFLAFLVWVCSYLVLAWHTVVDVWSFVATIVFIRDPPTLFMHASNSETRRTRFVHRSLSLDDIKFLKNVMNCTVNDVLVGVTSAALSQYYFRNSGDTRTSKLCVRSILIVNLRPTDSLQTYVNMIESGDSNDVKWGNRFGYIILPFHIAMHNDPLEYVRKTKRMVERKKRSLEVIFTNMVTEFTLKFFGAKAGAFIFNRMFKHVSIGFSNVSGPTEQVVFCGHPVKFIAPSVYGPPQSIWCKHRVVNLCKKRMKKMKTME; this comes from the exons ATGGGAGCAAGGACGGATGGCACTGATGCTTCCGCCGCTCTACGAAACCGGCTTCCTGGGCTCTCCATCAGCACGTCAAGAACACCGGCTGGTAGAGGCGCGGCCCAGGAGCCCGTGAGCCCTACGGCTAGGCTTGTGAAGGATGTATACATCGTGGTGTCCTTCGGGTTTGGAGCGCCGCTAGACCTGCCCGTCTTCCGTGACGGCATCCAGAACCAGCTCGCCCGATACCGCCGCTTCCGCAGCATCCAA GTGATGTCTAAGGAGGGCACCCTGCAGTGGGTGGTGGGCACGGAGGTGAACGTGGACAGCCACATCATCTTCCCAACGCTGGACCCCGCAGCCGTGGCGGCCGACCCGGACAAAGCCGTGGAGGACTACGTGGCATCACTGTCGACGCTCCCCATGGACCACACCCGCCCGGCCTGGGAGTTCCACCTCCTGGACATCCCCACCTCCGAGGCGACTTTCACCGCTGCGGCCCGCGTGCACCACTCCTTCGGCGACGGCGTGTCGCTCATCACGCTCTTCATCGCCGCCACacggagcgccgccgacccgacGAGGCTGCCGGCcatgctgccgccgcccaagCGCAAGGGCGCTATCTACGCCctccagcgccggccctcGCCTACCGCGGGCTTTCTGGCATTCCTCGTGTGGGTCTGCTCGTATCTCGTGCTGGCGTGGCATACTGTCGTCGACGTCTGGTCCTTCGTTGCCACCATCGTGTTCATTCGAGATCCGCCCACGCtgttcatgcatgcaagcaacAGCGAGACCCGTCGGACACGCTTCGTGCACCGGAGCCTTAGCCTTGACGACATCAAGTTTCTGAAGAATGTCATGAACTGC ACTGTCAATGACGTGTTAGTTGGAGTAACTTCTGCCGCTCTATCACAGTATTACTTTCGGAACTCTG GTGACACTAGGACTAGCAAACTCTGCGTGCGGTCGATCCTCATAGTCAACCTAAGGCCAACAGATAGCCTGCAA ACATATGTCAATATGATAGAGTCCGGCGATAGTAATGATGTGAAATGGGGTAATCGATTTGGCTACATCATCCTtccatttcatatagccatgCACAATGATCCACTCGAATATGTTCGCAAGACAAAAAGGATGGtggaaaggaaaaagagatCACTAGAAGTCATCTTCACAAATATGGTTACAGAATTTACACTCAAATTTTTTGGCGCAAAG GCAGGAGCTTTTATCTTCAACCGTATGTTCAAACATGTAAGCATAGGGTTCTCAAACGTGAGTGGACCAACTGAGCAGGTCGTGTTTTGTGGGCATCCAGTCAAATTCATTGCGCCTAGCGTCTACGGGCCTCCACAG
- the LOC100844993 gene encoding O-acyltransferase WSD1 isoform X7, producing MGARTDGTDASAALRNRLPGLSISTSRTPAGRGAAQEPVSPTARLVKDVYIVVSFGFGAPLDLPVFRDGIQNQLARYRRFRSIQVMSKEGTLQWVVGTEVNVDSHIIFPTLDPAAVAADPDKAVEDYVASLSTLPMDHTRPAWEFHLLDIPTSEATFTAAARVHHSFGDGVSLITLFIAATRSAADPTRLPAMLPPPKRKGAIYALQRRPSPTAGFLAFLVWVCSYLVLAWHTVVDVWSFVATIVFIRDPPTLFMHASNSETRRTRFVHRSLSLDDIKFLKNVMNCTVNDVLVGVTSAALSQYYFRNSGDTRTSKLCVRSILIVNLRPTDSLQTYVNMIESGDSNDVKWGNRFGYIILPFHIAMHNDPLEYVRKTKRMVERKKRSLEVIFTNMVTEFTLKFFGAKAGAFIFNRMFKHVSIGFSNVSGPTEQVVFCGHPVKFIAPSVYGPPQF from the exons ATGGGAGCAAGGACGGATGGCACTGATGCTTCCGCCGCTCTACGAAACCGGCTTCCTGGGCTCTCCATCAGCACGTCAAGAACACCGGCTGGTAGAGGCGCGGCCCAGGAGCCCGTGAGCCCTACGGCTAGGCTTGTGAAGGATGTATACATCGTGGTGTCCTTCGGGTTTGGAGCGCCGCTAGACCTGCCCGTCTTCCGTGACGGCATCCAGAACCAGCTCGCCCGATACCGCCGCTTCCGCAGCATCCAA GTGATGTCTAAGGAGGGCACCCTGCAGTGGGTGGTGGGCACGGAGGTGAACGTGGACAGCCACATCATCTTCCCAACGCTGGACCCCGCAGCCGTGGCGGCCGACCCGGACAAAGCCGTGGAGGACTACGTGGCATCACTGTCGACGCTCCCCATGGACCACACCCGCCCGGCCTGGGAGTTCCACCTCCTGGACATCCCCACCTCCGAGGCGACTTTCACCGCTGCGGCCCGCGTGCACCACTCCTTCGGCGACGGCGTGTCGCTCATCACGCTCTTCATCGCCGCCACacggagcgccgccgacccgacGAGGCTGCCGGCcatgctgccgccgcccaagCGCAAGGGCGCTATCTACGCCctccagcgccggccctcGCCTACCGCGGGCTTTCTGGCATTCCTCGTGTGGGTCTGCTCGTATCTCGTGCTGGCGTGGCATACTGTCGTCGACGTCTGGTCCTTCGTTGCCACCATCGTGTTCATTCGAGATCCGCCCACGCtgttcatgcatgcaagcaacAGCGAGACCCGTCGGACACGCTTCGTGCACCGGAGCCTTAGCCTTGACGACATCAAGTTTCTGAAGAATGTCATGAACTGC ACTGTCAATGACGTGTTAGTTGGAGTAACTTCTGCCGCTCTATCACAGTATTACTTTCGGAACTCTG GTGACACTAGGACTAGCAAACTCTGCGTGCGGTCGATCCTCATAGTCAACCTAAGGCCAACAGATAGCCTGCAA ACATATGTCAATATGATAGAGTCCGGCGATAGTAATGATGTGAAATGGGGTAATCGATTTGGCTACATCATCCTtccatttcatatagccatgCACAATGATCCACTCGAATATGTTCGCAAGACAAAAAGGATGGtggaaaggaaaaagagatCACTAGAAGTCATCTTCACAAATATGGTTACAGAATTTACACTCAAATTTTTTGGCGCAAAG GCAGGAGCTTTTATCTTCAACCGTATGTTCAAACATGTAAGCATAGGGTTCTCAAACGTGAGTGGACCAACTGAGCAGGTCGTGTTTTGTGGGCATCCAGTCAAATTCATTGCGCCTAGCGTCTACGGGCCTCCACAG